The stretch of DNA GGCAGTGATAATGGCGGTGATGAAAACGCACTAAATGAGGTTGCGCAAAAAAACGGCGCTTTTGTCATCATCGAAGAGAGTGCACCTGGAGTTTATAAAATTTTAGAAGAGTATCCAAGCACCGAAACTAGAGTCGTGCTAAAAGACATAAATGGTACTGAGCGCGTGTTAAGCAAGGATGAGATCGATAAACTCCTAGCTCAAGCAAACGCAAATATTGACAATGGTACTTCAAATTTAACAAAAACGAGTGACACCCAGCTAAGTAGCGGTGGGCTAAGTCTTGGTGAGACGATACTTGCTTCAGCTGCTGGCGCAATACTTGGTAGCTGGATAGGTAGCAAGCTTTTTGGAAATCAAAATTTCCAAGCTACTCGTCAAAATTCTTACAAAAATCCAAGCGCATACACAAGAAGCGTTGATAGCTTTAATAAGCAAAAAGCGGCAAATTCTGCTGCAAGAAGCAGTGGCGGTAAGAGCGGATTTTTCGGTGGTGGCTCAAAGTCAGGCTCTGGCTCATCAAGCTTTGGAGGCTGAAAATGATAAATTTAAGAAAAATCACCCCATTAAACAACGAATTTATGGAGAAAATAGGCTTTGCATGGCACACAGATAACGACAATAGCTCGTATATCGCAGATGAGATCGTGCAGGTAAAAGCAAGTGAAGCGGATGCTTATTATGAGGCGGCAAATGAGCTATACGATATGTATGTAAATGCCGCTCAACATGTGATCGACAACAACCTTTTTCACGAGATAGGCATACCATTTAACCTTGTTGATATCATAAAAAATAGCTGGGAAAATGACGTTCATTGGCATCTTTATGGTAGATTTGATCTTGCAGGCGGGCTTGATGGCAAGCCGATAAAACTGATCGAATTTAACGCAGACACGCCAACGGCAGTCTTTGAGACGGCGATCATCCAGTGGGCGATGCTAAAACTAAATCATATGGATGAAGCTGAACAATTTAATAACCTTTACGAAGCTTTAAAACAAAATTTCAAGCGTCTAATTACTCTTGGCGACGATAATGTAAATTTTGAGGATGTTTACGAGGGTTGGGGGATACTCTTTAGCTCTATCGCTGGCAGTATCGAGGATGAGCAAACCGTGAAATTACTACAATACATCGCAAAAGAGGCCGGCTTTAAAACCGACTTTGCTTACGTTGACGAGGTTGTTTTTAACGATAATGAAGGTATTTTTAAAAATGATGAAAATTTCGAGTACTGGTTCAAGCTTGTCCCTTGGGAGAGCATAGCGATCGATGAGGGCGAGCTGGCTTTGATACTCTCAAACATTGTCAAAAATCAAAAAGCTATTATCATAAATCCAGCCTACACACTGCTTTTCCAAAGCAAAGGAATTTTAAAAATCCTTTGGGATCTTTATCCTAATCACCCGCTCTTGCTTGAAACCTCAAATGAGCCACTAAAAGGCAAAAAATATGTGAAAAAGCCGGTATTTGGCAGAGAAGGCGCAAACGTCTCGATATACGATGAAAACGGCGCACAAATAGCAAGCAGTGATGGCGAATACGACTCAAACAAAGCCATCTATCAAGAATTTTACGAGTTTAACCAAGATGAGAGGGGCGAGAGCTACCAAGCAGGCGTATTTTACGCTTATGAAGCGTGCGCACTTGGATATAGAAAAGGTGGCAAAATTTTAGATAACTACTCTAAATTTGTAGGACATTTTATTAAGGATTAAAGATGAAGATCGTTTGTTTAGACGCAGCAACGCTTGGAGAAAACGTAGATCTTAGTGTTTTTAAGAAATTTGGTGAGTTTATCAGCTACCAAAAGACTAAGAGCGATGAGGTTGTGCCTCGCCTAAAGGGCGTTGATATCGTCATCACAAACAAGGTCATCATCGACAAAGCCGTGATGGAGGCGACAAATTTAAAGCTCATTTGCATAAGCGCAACTGGCATGAATAATGTCGATCTAGAGCATGCAAAAGCTAAAAATATAGTCGTTAAAAACGTCGCTGGCTACTCAACCGCAAGCGTCGTGCAGCACACATTTGCCTTGCTTTTTGAGCTAACAAATCGCATCAAATTTTATGATCGCTACGTAAAAAGTGGCGAGTGGGTGAAGAGCGAAATTTTCACCTATCTTGGCGCAGATATCAGCGAGATCGCTGGCAAAGAGTTTGGCGTCATCGGACTTGGCGAGATAGGACGCGGCGTGGCGGCAGCGGCACGTGCATTTGGCGCAAACGTGAGCTACTACTCGACAAGCGGAGCAAATAAAAATAGCGAATTTGCGCAAAAAAACTTAGACGAGCTATTAAGAAGCAGCGACATCATCAGCATCCACGCACCACTAAATGAAAAGACTAGAAATTTACTAGGCGCAAACGAGATAAATTTATTAAAAGATGATGCGATAGTGCTAAATTTAGGACGTGGCGGCATAGTAGACGAAGTAGCGATGGCAAGAGCGATAGATGAGAGAAATTTACGCTTTGGTACGGACGTTTTGGAGAGCGAGCCAATGAGCAAAAATAGCCCATTTTTAAATGTAAAAAAGAAGTCAAATCTACTCATCACGCCGCACGTGGCATGGGGCAGCTTGGAGGCTAGAAAGACGCTCATCGCAAAGATCGTCACAAACATCGAAAATTTCATCAATGAGAGCAGATAATGGGCTATGATATAAGCTATCACGCCATTAGCGAAAATGAAATTTCAAAGTGGTATTTTGAAGCACTTGAGCTTACAAGGGCTGGTAAATTTGACAAGGTTTTAGCACTTGCTAGCAAGGCTGGCGTAGAGGAATTTTACGCCCAAAAGTACAAAGATACACTAAGTGCTGCATTGCAGTATAAAGACGATGAAATTTTTAACAAAACTCACGGCTTTTGTATCGCTGTTACGCAAGGATTTTTTAGAAAGTATTTCTACACTCGGGGTACAGCACTAAGCTCTTTGGCACAGCAAAATGAGAAATTTAAAAACTACATCAGCAACTGGCGAGAAATTTTACCAAGTGAGTTTTTGGATAAATTTAGCGGAGAAATTTATAATGAGATCACCGAAAACTACTGCTGTGGCGCTTATGTGAGTGCTAAAAACGTAGCTAAACTAAAGGCTGACTATGAAGCAGGTGGCGAGGTAAAAGATGCGATTGATGGCTTTTACGCTCAAAATTTACCTACATTTTTAGATGCTCTAAACTATGCATGCGAGCTAGAAACAGGCCTGCTTGAGGCCACTGAGGTCGTGGAGCCAAATCCACTTGATCTAAACAAATCAAGCTCATATTCAAATCTCTTTAACTGCGATCCAAATGGGGCTATCATCTACGCACAGACCGCAGTGCAGCAGGTTAGCGAGGCAGTAAAGCAAGAAGAGACTGGCAAAAAGTCGATTTTTGAGAAGATCAAAGGGCTATTTAAATAAATTTGAAAGGATAAAAATGGCAACTGAGCATAGTTTTGATATAAGTGCCGAGGTCGATATAATGGAGGTCAAAAACGCTCTTGAGACGGCAAAAAAAGAGATCGCGGCAAGATATGATTTTAAAGGGCTTGCAGCTGAAGTTGAGCTAAACGAAAAAGAGAAATTTATCACGCTTCTTAGCTCAAGCGACAACAAGATCGACGCACTAAAAGACATCGTGATCTCAAAGCTCATCAAGCGCAACATCCCACCAGTAGCGATCACAGAGACAAAAAGAGAGCCAGCGAGTGGCGGAAATTTAAAAGCGACGCTAAAACTAAACGACACACTTGATGGTGAAAACTCAAAAAAGATCACCAAAGCGATCAAAGACTCAAAGATCAAGGTGAGCGCGCAGATCAGGGGCGAAGAGATCAGAGTGACAAGTAAAAGCATAGATGACTTGCAAGAGTGCATAAAGCTGGTTAGAGGGTTAAATTTAGAACTTCCGATAAGCTTTAAAAACTTAAAATAACGGCTTCTCGTGAGTACCTTAAATGAGCTAGAAAAATTTTTACTCCGCAGGCTGTATGCCTAGCGCACGCTTATTTTTTCGTCGCAACATTTAAATCCATCTCACGACATTTTTGTTTAAATTTGAAGTTGGTAGGCTAAATTTTGAAATCATCACGTAACTTTTGGATTTAAAATTTTGCAAGATTCTAGGCTAAATTTGCGAAATTTCGCATAGTTTTTGTATTTAAAATTTGGCGTATTTGTGGGTGAAATTTCGCCTTATTGTTTTGTATTTAAATTTGATCTATCTAAAATTAAAAAAGGATAAAAAATGAGCTTTTTTAAGAAAATTCTCGGTAAACAAATAGATCTTGGCAAGCAAATGCCAATCTATTTTGTAAGTAGCGACGAAGACTATATGCAGCATGCGTTTGAGCAGGCCAGAGAGAGCTTTAGATATTTTTGGCGTGAGGTTTACTGGGAGCGCCGCAGGATCGTACCTATGCTTGATTATGCGATGGTAAAAATTTGCTTTTTAGATGTCGTAAATGGCGAAGAAGTCGGAGAACACATGTGGATAGACGATGTGGAATTTGACGGCGAAACGATATATGGCACACTCGTAAACGAGCCTGACGCCGTGCAAAACCTGAAAGTAGGCGATCAAATAAGCGCAAAGATAGACGAGATGAGTGACTGGCTCTTTTCGATAGATGGACGCGCATACGGCGGATTTAGCGTGCAGGCGATGCGCTCACGCATGCAAAAGAAAGAGCTAAAAGAGCACGATAAAGAGTGGGGGCTTGATTTTGGCGATTTTAACGATATTTTGGTAGTTTACGAGCAAAAAGAACACCCTGAAAATTTGATAGAGCATCCAATGAGCAAAAATACATATGAGCAAGTAAAGCAGTATATAAAAGAGCACCCAAATATGGTCACAGACGCTGATGAGTTTGGCTATACGCAGCTTCACAACGAGGCGATCGCAGGAAATTTAAATCTTGTAAATCTTTTACTAGAAAACGGCGCTGATAAAAATGCCCGCACAAAAAGTGACAAAACGGCAGCTGAATTTGCTGAGAATTTGGGCTGGAGCGAAATCGCGAAGGTGCTTAAATAGCAAGTTTTTATAAATTTTTAGGATTTAAATTTGAGTTATCAAGATATTTTAATGTTAAAGGAAAAATTATGGAACATAACGATACACAAAAAACAATAAATGAAATAAATTCCACAAATAGTAATGTAACCGAAAATAGTATGAGTAATAATAATGAAAAAGAATTACTACAAAAGTTTTTAAAAAATCTTTTAAGACTACATCCATTAATACTATCTAATATTAGTTTGATTGGCATGATCTATTATTTTGCATATTTTGGGTTTGAATTAAGATATTTTCCTGATTTGGGTGGATCTGATGTGGCATACGTTGGTGTATCATTCTTTTTTATAACAGCTTTCATTTCACTTTCTATTATTTTACCTTGCTTGGTTTATCCTGGTTACTATAAAAACTATAGGGGATGGTCACTTTTTGTTACAATTTCTCTGCTTCCTTTTATGACAATAGTTTGTATGGCGGCATTACAGAGTATCAACTTGAGTAAAATGTCGCTTATAGTATCATTTTTTATTTCTTTGGCCTACTTATCTATTATGATTTGTATCGATAAGAAAACACGGGCTCTCTCTTTGTGCTGTTTTATTATGGTAACAATTGCAGTCGTTATATTATTTTCGACGATTATGTATTTTTTTGGAATTTTTAATTCTAAAGTAGAATTCTTGCGTACAATGATTGGGTTTTTTATTATACCACCCCTCTATTTTAAAGGTTTGGAATATTTCTGTAAAAAAAAAGATTATATAGCCCCTATAATGGCCATATCAATTATGATAATAGTATTTTTATCTTGGTGTTTTTTAGGTTCAATCGCGAATAGGCTTGGGATGACAAATGTAGAATATAAATATTTATCTATTGAAAAAAGTGCATTAGGGGCTTTGCCAAAAGGAATTTGCGAAAAAATAGAAAAAGATTCAATAAAAACTTATTATGATGCAAACGATATAAGTAATGTTGTAATGCTTTATAACATCAAAGCATTATCAACTCTTGGTAAATTTTATTATTTAGAAGCAATAGGTTGTGAAAATAATGAGAAAATAAGATTTGAGCTTGACTCGAGCAAAATCATCTCAAGGGCCAAGAAGTAAGATATTAAATTTATCACTTAAGGTGATTATTAAAAACTAAGCCAAATACTAAAAATGGTGTGTTTTTATAAGCAAAAGCCTTAAGTGAGTTTCATCTTTTACTAAATTTTTATACCTATGCAAGGCTAAATTTATTAAAAGTTAGCTATCCTAACACATAAATTTAAAACCAAACTTATTTAAGGCGATTAGTTATGATCTTTAAAAATATTGTCGAGAATTTTGCCGTAAATTACGCTCATAATTCTATTCAAAGATCACTATACAACGAATTTAATATAGACATTTTAACCACAACCTATACCAAAACTCCCAAAAAAGACAAAAAGTATATGCTCTACGCGCATGTACCATTTTGTCACACATTCTGTCCATATTGCTCGTTTCATAAGTATCATTATGAGCAAGAGCTTGCAAAAGTTTACTTTGAAAATTTACGTGAAGAGATGAGGCAGGTTAAAGAGGCTGGATTTGACTTTGATTCACTTTATGTTGGCGGTGGCACGACGCTTATAAATGAACCTGAGCTTGAGAAAACGCTTAAGCTTGCAAAAGAGCTTTTTAGTATAGATGAAATTTCAGCGGAAAGCGATCCAAATCACATCTCACCCGAAAGTTTAGCCAGATTTGATGGATTAATTGATCGCTTAAGCGTTGGCGTACAAAGCTTTGATGATGAAACGTTAAAAAGAGTTGGCAGATACGAAAAATTTGGCTCAGCCAAGGAGATAAAAAGAAAACTTGAGCTCGCTCTTGGAAAGATCCCAGTCATTAGCCTGGATCTCATCTTTAACCTGCCAAATCAAACAAAAGAGCAGCTCATAAACGACATAAATACCGCAAAATCGATCTCTCCGCAGCAGATCACCTTCTATCCACTTATGAAATCAGAGCTAACAAGAGAGAATATAGCTCGCTCGCTCGGCGTTTCAAACATAGATAATGAGCGTGAATTTTATGAGATAATCACTGAAGAATTTAGCAAAAGTAACTACAAACAAAGCAATGCTTGGGCATTTTCAAATGAAAAAAGTGCTGACCTTCGTGACGAATATGTTGGCTCAAATTTAGAGTATCTTGGCGTTGGTAGCGGAGCATTTAGCTTTCTTAATGGCGAGCTTGTAATAAATGCGTTTAATCTACTTGAATACGGTAAAAGGATAAAAAATAGGCAAAGCCCAGTAATTGCTAAATGTGGTTTTAGCAAGAAAGAGAGACTTAAATACACATTTTTAACAAGGCTTTTTGATGGCGGAGTTGATATTAAAAGATATAACGATGAAAATAGCACAAACATTAACAAAGCCTTATTTATGGAGCTTAGCTTGCTTAAGCTTGTAAATGCGGTATATGAAGAAAATGGCATTATCAAGCCGACATTTTTTGGCAAATATATCTGCATCGTGCTTATGCGTGATTTTTACGCTGGTATGGACAAAGTGCGTGCTATATTTAAAGACGACGCTAAGATAAAACGAAGTAAGGTGCTTCGTATAATGAGCGAAAATACTGAACAAAAGTATGAGCCAAATATCATTCAGCCACGAGCTGCGATGTAATGCTTGCAAATTTAATTAAAAAAAACATCTACCAAATTTCTAAAATAGTGTTATTAACACTTGTATTTAGCGGGCTTGGTGTCTGGACCCTTTCATTTATAAATAATGAGCTTGTAAGCTTAAAGGAATTTGATCCGATTCTTGCAATTAAATTTATAGCAGTCTTACTTTTATTTTTTATAAGCGCCATCGCCGCAAATATATCGCTTACAAATTTTGGACATAAATTTATCTACGAGCTAAGATATCAAAGTGTAAAGCAAATTTTAGATACGCCAAATAGCGTGATAAACGAGATCGGCAAGGCAAAGATCATAGCTAGTCTAAACAATGACATAAAAACGATCACATTTGCCTTTATGAGCGCTACTGGCTTTATACAAAGCCTAGTTTTTATCGTCTGCGCTAGCATCTACCTTTGTGTAATCGCTCCAAAAATTTTTATCTTTTTGTCCATTTGGATCGGTGCGACTCTTTTTATAAATACGCTTTTTATGAAAAAAATTCATCTTTATTTTAAGCATTCTAGAGTTCAAGATGATGCATTGCAAAAGCACTACGACGATATCGTAGAGGGACATAGAGAGCTTAGTTTAAATAGAGCAAGGGCAAGTGTCTGCTTTGATGAGTTAAATTTTACAGGCGATAAAAAACGCCAAAATATGGTAAAGGCCGATATTTATCACGCATTAAGTGATAATTTTACAAACATTATGCTGCTTGGCTCAGTTGGACTTTGTGTATTTTTGTGCGTAGCATTTGACTGGGCGAGCCTGCAAACGGCACTAAGCATTAGCCTAACGATACTATTTTTAAGAGGCTCCTTTATGAGTATGGTTGGCTCCATACCAGCTGCACTTAGTGCTAAAGTGAGCTTAGAAAAGATCATGAGCTTAAATTTAAATAAATTTCAGGAAGGCTTTAAATTTGACGATAGCCTAAGTGACGAGTGGCGAAGCATTAGGCTAAAGGATATAAATTTCAACTACACTCACGGCAAATTTAGCCTAAAAGATGTAAATTTAGAGATCAAACGCGGTGAGATAACGTTTATCATCGGTAAAAATGGCAGTGGCAAAAGCACTCTTATAAATTTACTTTGCGGGCTAATACGCCCAAGTAGTGGCGAGATTTACCTTGATAGCACAAAAATAGATGAAAGAAATTTACAAAGTTATCAGGCAAAGATTAGCGCTATTTTTGCTGATTTTTATCTATTTTCGCAAACGCTTTCTCATAATGGCTTTGCTAGCCAAAGTGAAATAGACGAGCTTTTAGTCTTACTTGAGATCGATAAAAAAGTAAGTATCATAGATAATAAGCTTAGTACCACGCAACTCTCAACCGGTCAGCGAAAGCGTCTAAGCCTACTAATAGCCATATTAGAGCACCGCTCTATCCTTATCCTAGATGAATGGGCAGCCGATCAAGATCCGCTCTTTAAACGAAAATTTTACAAAGAAATTTTGCCGTTTTTACAAAGTAAGGGCATCAGCATAATCGCTGTTAGCCACGATGATAGCTACTTTGATGTAGCAACTAGGATCATCTTGGTAAAAGATGGCTTTGTGCGTGAGCTTGATGAGAGCGAGCGAATAAGTGCTGCAAAAGATGCAGTTGAGAAGATAAAATAGGAGTAATTTTTACACAAAAGCACAATACTCACCCTGCTCTTAAGCCGTTTCAAGCTCAAATAAATTTAAATTTAGTAGAATCTTAAAAATTAAAAAAGGCAAAGTATGCCACATTCAGAGCTTGAAAGCACCTATTTTGGTGCATTTATCATACTTTTACTAGCGACTTGTTCATTTTGTTTAATAACATTCTTATCTTCAAAAATAAGTAAAAAATTAGCCAACCGCAATACCCAGCGTCTAAAACTTGGCTTTTATGAGTGTGGTCCAACCACCGTAAAACAGCCAAATAAGATAAATATCCACTACTTTTTTTATGGAATTTTATTTATTTTGTTTGATGTTGAGGTCATTTTTATGTATCCGTGGGCGGTGGATTTTAGGCTACTTGGAATTTTTGGACTAATCGAAATGTTGCTTTTTGTGGCGATTTTACTTATCGGCTTTGCTTATGCTTGGCAAAAAGGAGTCTTTAAATGGCAAAGCATCAGATAAACTACGCTGCAAATGGCGGCTTGCCAGTAGTTTTAACAACCGTTGATAAGCTAGTTCAGTGGGGCAGGAGCAACTCGCTTTGGGCACTTAGCTACGGGCTTGCTTGCTGTGCGATAGAGATGATGGCAAGTGGCGCTAGTAGGTATGACTTTGATAGATTTGGCACTATATTTCGCGCCAGTCCAAGACACTCAGAGGTGATGATCATAGCTGGTACGCTAACTAAAAAACACGCTGAGTTTACAAGGCGTCTTTATGATCAGATGCCTGAGCCAAAATGGGTCATCTCGATGGGTAGCTGCGCAAACACTGGCGGCATGTTTAACACCTATTCAACCGTTCAAGGTATCGATAGAATAATACCAGTTGATATCTATATCCCAGGCTGTGCCCCGCGTCCAGAGACGCTTCAATACGCACTTATGATGCTTCAAAAAAAGATAAGAAAACAAAGTGCATTTAGGGCGCAAAAGCCAAGAAAGCTCGAGATATGAGAGAGTATAAGCTAAAGAATGATCTGCAAAAAAAGCAGTATTACAAAGAGAAATTTTACATAGAAAAGCAGACGCCAAAAGATGAGGCAAGAGGTTCTAAATTTGATGAGGAACTAGCCATCTTAGAGCAAAACGGAGTAGAAATTTTATCTAACTATGTGGAGTTTGATCAGCTTATACTTTATATAAATTCTAGTGAAAATTTTAAAGCGCTTGAGAGACTAAAAAGCTTTGGCTACGAGCAACTTAGCGAGCTTGCAGCACTTGATTTTACAAGTCAAAAAGGTGGATATGAGGTTTTTTATCAGCTTCTTAGCGTTAGTAAAAATAGACGCACTCGTGTAAAATGCTTTGTAAAAAAGGATGAAATGCTAAAAAGCGTTTGCGAGCTTTATAAAAGCGCAAACTGGGCTGAGCGCGAGATGTATGATCTAAGCGGCGTTTTGATAAAAGATCATCCAAATTTAAAGCGCCTCATCATGCCTGATGACTGGCACTCACACCCACTCTTAAAGAGCTATCCGCTAGTGGGCGACGAGGCTGCTAAATGGTACGAGGTGGATAAAATTTTTGGCGCTGAGTTTAGAGAGCAGATCGGCGAAGAGAACCGCAACCCAGCATTCGTTGACGAGAAAGACACCTTTGGATTTTCAAGGGTGTTTAGCGAAGAGTACGAGTATCAAGAAGAAGGTGGCGTAAAATTTGTCAAAAAGGCTAAATTTAACGAGAGCCAGATAGTAAAGGAAAGACCTTGAGCCAGTCACCAAACCGCTTAAAACCATTTTTTGAAAATTTAGAATTTGAGCAAAATGACGGCAAGATGATACTAAATTTTGGCCCTCAGCACCCAAGCGCTCATGGTCAGCTAAAGCTCGTGCTTGAGCTTGATGGCGAAAAGGTCGTGCGTGCCATGCCAGAGGTTGGCTTCATGCACCGAGGCGTTGAAAAGATGGCTGAAAATATGACTTATCAGGAATTTATCCCAGTGACTGATAGGGTTGACTACATCGCATCGAGTGCGAATAACTACGCGTTTTGCGCGGCCGTGGAGAAGCTTTGCGCTATCGAAGTGCCTCGCCGTGCACAGATCATTAGAGTGATGCTTTTAGAGCTAAACCGCATCAGCTCGCACCTTTTATTTTTAGCCACGCATGCCCTTGATGTGGGGGCAATGAGCGTCTTTTTGTACGCATTTAGAGAGCGCGAAT from Campylobacter concisus encodes:
- a CDS encoding UPF0323 family lipoprotein, translated to MKHIKKIATYAAVGGFGAIVMAGLAGCGSDNGGDENALNEVAQKNGAFVIIEESAPGVYKILEEYPSTETRVVLKDINGTERVLSKDEIDKLLAQANANIDNGTSNLTKTSDTQLSSGGLSLGETILASAAGAILGSWIGSKLFGNQNFQATRQNSYKNPSAYTRSVDSFNKQKAANSAARSSGGKSGFFGGGSKSGSGSSSFGG
- a CDS encoding glutathionylspermidine synthase family protein produces the protein MINLRKITPLNNEFMEKIGFAWHTDNDNSSYIADEIVQVKASEADAYYEAANELYDMYVNAAQHVIDNNLFHEIGIPFNLVDIIKNSWENDVHWHLYGRFDLAGGLDGKPIKLIEFNADTPTAVFETAIIQWAMLKLNHMDEAEQFNNLYEALKQNFKRLITLGDDNVNFEDVYEGWGILFSSIAGSIEDEQTVKLLQYIAKEAGFKTDFAYVDEVVFNDNEGIFKNDENFEYWFKLVPWESIAIDEGELALILSNIVKNQKAIIINPAYTLLFQSKGILKILWDLYPNHPLLLETSNEPLKGKKYVKKPVFGREGANVSIYDENGAQIASSDGEYDSNKAIYQEFYEFNQDERGESYQAGVFYAYEACALGYRKGGKILDNYSKFVGHFIKD
- a CDS encoding D-2-hydroxyacid dehydrogenase, encoding MKIVCLDAATLGENVDLSVFKKFGEFISYQKTKSDEVVPRLKGVDIVITNKVIIDKAVMEATNLKLICISATGMNNVDLEHAKAKNIVVKNVAGYSTASVVQHTFALLFELTNRIKFYDRYVKSGEWVKSEIFTYLGADISEIAGKEFGVIGLGEIGRGVAAAARAFGANVSYYSTSGANKNSEFAQKNLDELLRSSDIISIHAPLNEKTRNLLGANEINLLKDDAIVLNLGRGGIVDEVAMARAIDERNLRFGTDVLESEPMSKNSPFLNVKKKSNLLITPHVAWGSLEARKTLIAKIVTNIENFINESR
- a CDS encoding YajQ family cyclic di-GMP-binding protein, yielding MATEHSFDISAEVDIMEVKNALETAKKEIAARYDFKGLAAEVELNEKEKFITLLSSSDNKIDALKDIVISKLIKRNIPPVAITETKREPASGGNLKATLKLNDTLDGENSKKITKAIKDSKIKVSAQIRGEEIRVTSKSIDDLQECIKLVRGLNLELPISFKNLK
- a CDS encoding YegJ family protein; translation: MSFFKKILGKQIDLGKQMPIYFVSSDEDYMQHAFEQARESFRYFWREVYWERRRIVPMLDYAMVKICFLDVVNGEEVGEHMWIDDVEFDGETIYGTLVNEPDAVQNLKVGDQISAKIDEMSDWLFSIDGRAYGGFSVQAMRSRMQKKELKEHDKEWGLDFGDFNDILVVYEQKEHPENLIEHPMSKNTYEQVKQYIKEHPNMVTDADEFGYTQLHNEAIAGNLNLVNLLLENGADKNARTKSDKTAAEFAENLGWSEIAKVLK
- a CDS encoding coproporphyrinogen III oxidase family protein, with amino-acid sequence MIFKNIVENFAVNYAHNSIQRSLYNEFNIDILTTTYTKTPKKDKKYMLYAHVPFCHTFCPYCSFHKYHYEQELAKVYFENLREEMRQVKEAGFDFDSLYVGGGTTLINEPELEKTLKLAKELFSIDEISAESDPNHISPESLARFDGLIDRLSVGVQSFDDETLKRVGRYEKFGSAKEIKRKLELALGKIPVISLDLIFNLPNQTKEQLINDINTAKSISPQQITFYPLMKSELTRENIARSLGVSNIDNEREFYEIITEEFSKSNYKQSNAWAFSNEKSADLRDEYVGSNLEYLGVGSGAFSFLNGELVINAFNLLEYGKRIKNRQSPVIAKCGFSKKERLKYTFLTRLFDGGVDIKRYNDENSTNINKALFMELSLLKLVNAVYEENGIIKPTFFGKYICIVLMRDFYAGMDKVRAIFKDDAKIKRSKVLRIMSENTEQKYEPNIIQPRAAM
- a CDS encoding cyclic peptide export ABC transporter, whose amino-acid sequence is MLANLIKKNIYQISKIVLLTLVFSGLGVWTLSFINNELVSLKEFDPILAIKFIAVLLLFFISAIAANISLTNFGHKFIYELRYQSVKQILDTPNSVINEIGKAKIIASLNNDIKTITFAFMSATGFIQSLVFIVCASIYLCVIAPKIFIFLSIWIGATLFINTLFMKKIHLYFKHSRVQDDALQKHYDDIVEGHRELSLNRARASVCFDELNFTGDKKRQNMVKADIYHALSDNFTNIMLLGSVGLCVFLCVAFDWASLQTALSISLTILFLRGSFMSMVGSIPAALSAKVSLEKIMSLNLNKFQEGFKFDDSLSDEWRSIRLKDINFNYTHGKFSLKDVNLEIKRGEITFIIGKNGSGKSTLINLLCGLIRPSSGEIYLDSTKIDERNLQSYQAKISAIFADFYLFSQTLSHNGFASQSEIDELLVLLEIDKKVSIIDNKLSTTQLSTGQRKRLSLLIAILEHRSILILDEWAADQDPLFKRKFYKEILPFLQSKGISIIAVSHDDSYFDVATRIILVKDGFVRELDESERISAAKDAVEKIK
- a CDS encoding NAD(P)H-quinone oxidoreductase subunit 3, producing MPHSELESTYFGAFIILLLATCSFCLITFLSSKISKKLANRNTQRLKLGFYECGPTTVKQPNKINIHYFFYGILFILFDVEVIFMYPWAVDFRLLGIFGLIEMLLFVAILLIGFAYAWQKGVFKWQSIR
- a CDS encoding NuoB/complex I 20 kDa subunit family protein, giving the protein MAKHQINYAANGGLPVVLTTVDKLVQWGRSNSLWALSYGLACCAIEMMASGASRYDFDRFGTIFRASPRHSEVMIIAGTLTKKHAEFTRRLYDQMPEPKWVISMGSCANTGGMFNTYSTVQGIDRIIPVDIYIPGCAPRPETLQYALMMLQKKIRKQSAFRAQKPRKLEI
- a CDS encoding NADH-quinone oxidoreductase subunit C, coding for MREYKLKNDLQKKQYYKEKFYIEKQTPKDEARGSKFDEELAILEQNGVEILSNYVEFDQLILYINSSENFKALERLKSFGYEQLSELAALDFTSQKGGYEVFYQLLSVSKNRRTRVKCFVKKDEMLKSVCELYKSANWAEREMYDLSGVLIKDHPNLKRLIMPDDWHSHPLLKSYPLVGDEAAKWYEVDKIFGAEFREQIGEENRNPAFVDEKDTFGFSRVFSEEYEYQEEGGVKFVKKAKFNESQIVKERP